The Oreochromis niloticus isolate F11D_XX linkage group LG15, O_niloticus_UMD_NMBU, whole genome shotgun sequence genome includes a region encoding these proteins:
- the LOC100695742 gene encoding uncharacterized protein LOC100695742 isoform X1: MGHSLGLGWFILLIAVMNTEAQKRPPLNITAQCLGNVMRVDVGPLGGNLLKITAVMNNTAIPLMPSLASQCGISVKIDLLGNALIYASLQNCFAHNVDDKEFTTALHLRLHGNQMLEDEVYQVVKTCRYTSWAFREIVCDHNYMEVSVKRAAADDYGLPAYSKQQGSPEFAYTRQAAEKHPIDAGYRITTVVFFTPEERIMKATEAHQRGYGVGNTPTRVILRSSRSALATYTQTVAGVPMKVFKTSTIFEKQWLTARVDAVAACPVLDGHSVSFTPTMITWRLPQHIDPLMSSGRVQLLEVYLGINGQRLDPTEMPAKLSADVSYIIVQIPVGADGGYFKSHIQGNRYLLSYTIEPMLELLWTEDGEDTRYKVLFPITTPLLSLNLQVFDNTVPKQRVFKVVLGHFAPDVALMNITFPSEVLTIAQCHARGFNVREQVSPNSSLKVFILEVPFTDPAVLQSRGMGFIVYSLHLTFGLLVLNEFATFSHTAYLEATLEDRVPPSVSGGCDYQNFYVLVKHGTSDFNFQAMVGKRLLTPGLAQQYGYTENGTHFNLVVPFAAPDVEFEAITPTSIRTRIDVILKDPETNVPITDFSMACNFFLPLTECFPNGTITTLAVKLESVPSLNPSELTLHDPTCGPVYSDDRYAYFVFTANSCGTTRKFLPNAMLYENDISVPHDLETKSASDSEEAEFALKVSCYYDLNTTHAVSFHTRPRRSEPYAENAKGQLQVAMRLSLDDSFSEFYRLEDSPIMNYLQQPLYFEVELMSATNKVSLELENCWATLDEDKMSQPRWDLIINGCPHTDPHHVVFHPVWTDARVQHPSHFKRFEVQMFAFAENEEDLSLQVFVHCDVVICDTRNPLGGICNGQCSDPENRKGKRHISEEPSSKSFVTFGPVIMS, from the exons ATGGGTCACTCATTAGGATTGGG GTGGTTCATTCTTTTGATAGCTGTTATGAACACAGAGGCTCAAAAGAGGCCCCCTTTAA ATATCACTGCTCAGTGTCTGGGGAATGTGATGCGTGTGGACGTTGGTCCACTTGGAGGAAATCTTCTGAAAATTACTGCCGTCATGA atAACACTGCCATTCCTCTTATGCCAAGTTTAGCCTCGCAGTGTGGCATCAGTGTGAAGATTGATCTGCTGGGAAACGCCTTGATTTATGCCTCTCTTCAAAACTGTTTTGCTCACAATGTG gacgATAAAGAATTCACCACTGCTTTGCATCTTCGACTCCATGGAAACCAGATGCTTGAAGACGAGGTGTACCAGGTGGTTAAAACCTGCCGCTACACTTCCTGGGCCTTCAGGGAAATTGTCTGTGACCACAACTACATGGAG GTGTCAGTGAAGAGGGCGGCTGCAGATGATTATGGCCTTCCTGCATATTCCAAGCAACAGGGCAGTCCAGAGTTTGCTTATACTCGACAAGCCGCAGAG AAACACCCGATAGATGCAGGATACAGAATCACAACAGTTGTGTTCTTCACACCTGAGGAGAGGATCATGAAGGCGACTGAGGCCCACCAAAGGGGATACGGGGTAGGAAACACTCCCACCAGGGTGATTCTCCGGAGTTCTAGGTCTGCACTGGCAACGTACACCCAGACT GTAGCAGGGGTGCCCATGAAGGTGTTCAAAACTTCGACAATCTTTGAGAAGCAGTGGCTGACTGCTCGAGTTGACGCTGTAGCTGCTTGTCCAGTGCTGGATG GTCATAGTGTTTCCTTCACACCCACCATGATCACTTGGCGCCTGCCCCAACACATTGACCCCTTAATGTCCTCTGGACGGGTTCAGCTCTTGGAGGTGTACTTGGGTATCAACGGTCAGAGGCTTGATCCTACTGAGATGCCGGCCAAGCTGTCTGCCGACGTCTCGTACATCATTGTTCAGATTCCTGTTGGGGCCGACGGTGGATACTTTAAG AGCCATATCCAGGGAAATCGGTATCTCCTCTCCTACACAATCGAACCCATGCTGGAGTTGCTCTGGACTGAAGATGGAGAAGACACAAGATACAAAGTCTTGTTTCCCATCACAACGCCTTTGCTGTCACTGAATCTTCAAGTTTTCGACA ATACTGTTCCAAAGCAGCGAGTGTTTAAGGTGGTGCTTGGGCATTTTGCTCCTGACGTGGCGCTGATGAACATCACCTTCCCCTCTGAGGTTTTGACTATAGCACAGTGCCATGCCAGAGGCTTTAACGTCAGAGAGCAAGTGTCCCCTAACAGCAGCTTGAAGGTCTTTATACTTGAAGTGCCCTTCACAGACCCTGCCGTGCTACAATCG AGGGGAATGGGATTTATAGTCTACTCTCTTCACCTGACCTTTGGTTTGCTGGTGCTGAATGAGTTTGCTACATTTTCTCACACTGCTTATCTGGAAGCCACACTGGAAGACAGGG TTCCTCCTTCGGTCTCTGGAGGCTGTGATTACCAGAACTTTTATGTCCTTGTGAAACATGGAACCTCAGACTTCAACTTTCAGGCCATGGTGGGAAAACGACTGCTGACGCcaggtttggctcagcagtATGGCTACACGGAGAATGGAACTCACTTCAATCTTGTAGTGCCGTTTGCAGCCCCTGATGTTGAGTTTGAG GCTATTACACCAACTTCCATTAGGACCAGAATTGACGTGATCCTGAAGGATCCAGAAACTAACGTGCCCATCACGGACTTCTCGATGGCTTGCAATTTCTTCTTACCGCTCACTG AGTGTTTCCCTAATGGCACCATAACTACTCTGGCTGTGAAACTGGAGTCTGTTCCCAGCCTGAACCCCAGTGAGCTCACGCTGCACGACCCCACCTGCGGTCCAGTCTACAGTGACGACCGCTACGCTTACTTTGTCTTCACTGCTAACTCCTGTGGGACTACCAGAAAG TTTTTGCCCAATGCAATGCTCTACGAAAATGACATCTCTGTGCCACATGACCTTGAAACAAAAAGTGCATCAGACTCTGAGGAAGCAGAGTTTGC GCTAAAGGTTTCATGTTACTACGACCTCAACACAACCCACGCTGTGTCCTTCCACACCAGACCTCGCAGGAGTGAACCTTATGCTGAAAATGCAAAAGGCCAGCTGCAAGTGGCAATGAGACTTTCTTTGG ACGACTCCTTCAGCGAGTTTTACAGACTCGAGGACTCTCCCATCATGAACTATCTCCAGCAGCCGCTGTATTTTGAGGTGGAGCTCATGAGTGCAACAAATAAAGTATCACTGGAGCTGGAGAACTGCTGGGCGACATTGGATGAGGACAAGATGTCCCAACCAAGATGGGATCTGATCATAAACGG CTGTCCACACACAGACCCACACCATGTGGTCTTCCATCCAGTGTGGACTGATGCCAGGGTTCAGCATCCCTCTCACTTCAAGCGCTTTGAGGTCCAGATGTTTGCCTTTGCTGAAAATGAAGAGGATCTAAGTCTTCAG GTCTTCGTCCACTGTGATGTTGTGATCTGTGATACCAGAAATCCATTAGGTGGCATTTGTAATGGGCAATGTTCAGACCCAGAGAACAGAAAAG GTAAAAGACATATCTCAGAGGAACCAAGTTCAAAATCATTTGTGACATTTGGACCAGTAATTATGAGTTGA
- the LOC100695742 gene encoding uncharacterized protein LOC100695742 isoform X2, with amino-acid sequence MNTEAQKRPPLNITAQCLGNVMRVDVGPLGGNLLKITAVMNNTAIPLMPSLASQCGISVKIDLLGNALIYASLQNCFAHNVDDKEFTTALHLRLHGNQMLEDEVYQVVKTCRYTSWAFREIVCDHNYMEVSVKRAAADDYGLPAYSKQQGSPEFAYTRQAAEKHPIDAGYRITTVVFFTPEERIMKATEAHQRGYGVGNTPTRVILRSSRSALATYTQTVAGVPMKVFKTSTIFEKQWLTARVDAVAACPVLDGHSVSFTPTMITWRLPQHIDPLMSSGRVQLLEVYLGINGQRLDPTEMPAKLSADVSYIIVQIPVGADGGYFKSHIQGNRYLLSYTIEPMLELLWTEDGEDTRYKVLFPITTPLLSLNLQVFDNTVPKQRVFKVVLGHFAPDVALMNITFPSEVLTIAQCHARGFNVREQVSPNSSLKVFILEVPFTDPAVLQSRGMGFIVYSLHLTFGLLVLNEFATFSHTAYLEATLEDRVPPSVSGGCDYQNFYVLVKHGTSDFNFQAMVGKRLLTPGLAQQYGYTENGTHFNLVVPFAAPDVEFEAITPTSIRTRIDVILKDPETNVPITDFSMACNFFLPLTECFPNGTITTLAVKLESVPSLNPSELTLHDPTCGPVYSDDRYAYFVFTANSCGTTRKFLPNAMLYENDISVPHDLETKSASDSEEAEFALKVSCYYDLNTTHAVSFHTRPRRSEPYAENAKGQLQVAMRLSLDDSFSEFYRLEDSPIMNYLQQPLYFEVELMSATNKVSLELENCWATLDEDKMSQPRWDLIINGCPHTDPHHVVFHPVWTDARVQHPSHFKRFEVQMFAFAENEEDLSLQVFVHCDVVICDTRNPLGGICNGQCSDPENRKGKRHISEEPSSKSFVTFGPVIMS; translated from the exons ATGAACACAGAGGCTCAAAAGAGGCCCCCTTTAA ATATCACTGCTCAGTGTCTGGGGAATGTGATGCGTGTGGACGTTGGTCCACTTGGAGGAAATCTTCTGAAAATTACTGCCGTCATGA atAACACTGCCATTCCTCTTATGCCAAGTTTAGCCTCGCAGTGTGGCATCAGTGTGAAGATTGATCTGCTGGGAAACGCCTTGATTTATGCCTCTCTTCAAAACTGTTTTGCTCACAATGTG gacgATAAAGAATTCACCACTGCTTTGCATCTTCGACTCCATGGAAACCAGATGCTTGAAGACGAGGTGTACCAGGTGGTTAAAACCTGCCGCTACACTTCCTGGGCCTTCAGGGAAATTGTCTGTGACCACAACTACATGGAG GTGTCAGTGAAGAGGGCGGCTGCAGATGATTATGGCCTTCCTGCATATTCCAAGCAACAGGGCAGTCCAGAGTTTGCTTATACTCGACAAGCCGCAGAG AAACACCCGATAGATGCAGGATACAGAATCACAACAGTTGTGTTCTTCACACCTGAGGAGAGGATCATGAAGGCGACTGAGGCCCACCAAAGGGGATACGGGGTAGGAAACACTCCCACCAGGGTGATTCTCCGGAGTTCTAGGTCTGCACTGGCAACGTACACCCAGACT GTAGCAGGGGTGCCCATGAAGGTGTTCAAAACTTCGACAATCTTTGAGAAGCAGTGGCTGACTGCTCGAGTTGACGCTGTAGCTGCTTGTCCAGTGCTGGATG GTCATAGTGTTTCCTTCACACCCACCATGATCACTTGGCGCCTGCCCCAACACATTGACCCCTTAATGTCCTCTGGACGGGTTCAGCTCTTGGAGGTGTACTTGGGTATCAACGGTCAGAGGCTTGATCCTACTGAGATGCCGGCCAAGCTGTCTGCCGACGTCTCGTACATCATTGTTCAGATTCCTGTTGGGGCCGACGGTGGATACTTTAAG AGCCATATCCAGGGAAATCGGTATCTCCTCTCCTACACAATCGAACCCATGCTGGAGTTGCTCTGGACTGAAGATGGAGAAGACACAAGATACAAAGTCTTGTTTCCCATCACAACGCCTTTGCTGTCACTGAATCTTCAAGTTTTCGACA ATACTGTTCCAAAGCAGCGAGTGTTTAAGGTGGTGCTTGGGCATTTTGCTCCTGACGTGGCGCTGATGAACATCACCTTCCCCTCTGAGGTTTTGACTATAGCACAGTGCCATGCCAGAGGCTTTAACGTCAGAGAGCAAGTGTCCCCTAACAGCAGCTTGAAGGTCTTTATACTTGAAGTGCCCTTCACAGACCCTGCCGTGCTACAATCG AGGGGAATGGGATTTATAGTCTACTCTCTTCACCTGACCTTTGGTTTGCTGGTGCTGAATGAGTTTGCTACATTTTCTCACACTGCTTATCTGGAAGCCACACTGGAAGACAGGG TTCCTCCTTCGGTCTCTGGAGGCTGTGATTACCAGAACTTTTATGTCCTTGTGAAACATGGAACCTCAGACTTCAACTTTCAGGCCATGGTGGGAAAACGACTGCTGACGCcaggtttggctcagcagtATGGCTACACGGAGAATGGAACTCACTTCAATCTTGTAGTGCCGTTTGCAGCCCCTGATGTTGAGTTTGAG GCTATTACACCAACTTCCATTAGGACCAGAATTGACGTGATCCTGAAGGATCCAGAAACTAACGTGCCCATCACGGACTTCTCGATGGCTTGCAATTTCTTCTTACCGCTCACTG AGTGTTTCCCTAATGGCACCATAACTACTCTGGCTGTGAAACTGGAGTCTGTTCCCAGCCTGAACCCCAGTGAGCTCACGCTGCACGACCCCACCTGCGGTCCAGTCTACAGTGACGACCGCTACGCTTACTTTGTCTTCACTGCTAACTCCTGTGGGACTACCAGAAAG TTTTTGCCCAATGCAATGCTCTACGAAAATGACATCTCTGTGCCACATGACCTTGAAACAAAAAGTGCATCAGACTCTGAGGAAGCAGAGTTTGC GCTAAAGGTTTCATGTTACTACGACCTCAACACAACCCACGCTGTGTCCTTCCACACCAGACCTCGCAGGAGTGAACCTTATGCTGAAAATGCAAAAGGCCAGCTGCAAGTGGCAATGAGACTTTCTTTGG ACGACTCCTTCAGCGAGTTTTACAGACTCGAGGACTCTCCCATCATGAACTATCTCCAGCAGCCGCTGTATTTTGAGGTGGAGCTCATGAGTGCAACAAATAAAGTATCACTGGAGCTGGAGAACTGCTGGGCGACATTGGATGAGGACAAGATGTCCCAACCAAGATGGGATCTGATCATAAACGG CTGTCCACACACAGACCCACACCATGTGGTCTTCCATCCAGTGTGGACTGATGCCAGGGTTCAGCATCCCTCTCACTTCAAGCGCTTTGAGGTCCAGATGTTTGCCTTTGCTGAAAATGAAGAGGATCTAAGTCTTCAG GTCTTCGTCCACTGTGATGTTGTGATCTGTGATACCAGAAATCCATTAGGTGGCATTTGTAATGGGCAATGTTCAGACCCAGAGAACAGAAAAG GTAAAAGACATATCTCAGAGGAACCAAGTTCAAAATCATTTGTGACATTTGGACCAGTAATTATGAGTTGA
- the zpax1 gene encoding zona pellucida protein AX 1, with protein sequence MWRLKNILLWNLVAAVIVLGQAWPNAKLSSQSSSGIKADCLGNLMRLSMDEALAVGNQLVVEAINGTQRVLLTPSLAAQCGYSMESDPWGNTRVYTSLMGCFVDNKDDATFKIGLKLQMYSQRPSDVVTHDVSQTCSYTRWAPKEVLCDRNYMEVSNYLMKSNPQTKRPAQDQNVDSNLLEDSGASHGIWKMTFFTPEPVVMVPREAEQAGYSAMTTSTRLIMRSPYNTPETFSEDVAGIPMEVFKVSVYNKAESGLGIVNLAAACPTGGVLFTESVISWYIPRRMTPLMDGTFRIVEMHMGINGQRLDRSQMAARGYTLSTTDFHIVAEIPVGSPDGYYKSHAPEYQYHVTYTVEPMLEVLWRADGTQNDIKYKVLFPITTPLMPRPPHAEDYTVPEDGLFSVRLGSFLHDVELKNITFFTGVLTVEESNARGLIVQEHIYTNGTKGFSLQVAFDADVVLKTNPEPLVTTYSLPLTFGLLILPEGTSFAHEVTLQASLQDVVLPALTGTCDQKHFYVRVKYGSQGRNFETTVGTRQLTPELAKAYKLQENRTHLHLRVPYTAQDSNFELVSSVSIQARLDIVLWEPNNQWVLGDLSLACSFPLMTTKCYPNGTITAVAVKLESVPSLVPSQLTLKDRSCRPVFSDDRFAHFSFSADSCGTSRTFFDNYMLDQNEISLYHKVTAKTSPAEPEYRQTIYCYYMVNKTQTVAFSHKPRGYDPRAEIGTGLLMVQMRLARDAAYEQFYQAQDYPLEKYLRDPLFFEVVLMQSTDPQLELIVENCWATRQEDRTSVPRWDIIVNSCENRDDTHVTVFHPVMDNVAMPSHVKRFSMRMFTFTNDNEVLRDQIYVHCDAVICNTNGPPDGICRGQCVHPTGTKGTKFQGLKGAKREQRSTESAHQWQLSSGPILLSN encoded by the exons ATGTGGCGGCTTAAAAACAT TTTATTATGGAACTTGGTGGCTGCAGTAATTGTTTTAGGTCAAGCATGGCCAAATGCGAAGCTCTCTTCACAGTCAA GCAGTGGTATAAAGGCAGACTGTTTAGGAAATCTAATGAGGCTGTCAATGGACGAGGCTCTAGCAGTGGGGAACCAGCTTGTAGTGGAAGCCATCA ATGGCACCCAGCGTGTCTTGTTGACACCCAGCCTGGCTGCTCAGTGTGGGTACAGCATGGAGTCTGACCCCTGGGGTAACACAAGAGTCTACACATCTCTGATGGGCTGCTTTGTGGACAACAAG GACGATGCAACATTTAAAATTGGCTTGAAACTCCAAATGTACAGCCAGAGGCCATCAGATGTGGTAACTCATGATGTGAGTCAGACGTGCAGCTACACTCGCTGGGCCCCTAAAGAGGTTCTCTGTGACAGGAACTACATGGAA GTGTCAAACTACTTGATGAAATCTAATCCACAAACTAAGCGGCCGGCTCAGGATCAAAACGTTGACTCCAATCTGCTTGAG GACTCTGGTGCATCACATGGTATCTGGAAGATGACATTTTTCACCCCTGAACCAGTGGTAATGGTGCCGAGGGAGGCTGAACAAGCTGGCTACAGTGCAATGACTACCTCAACCAGATTGATTATGCGAAGCCCTTACAATACACCAGAGACCTTCTCGGAGGAT GTGGCTGGAATCCCCATGGAAGTCTTCAAGGTGAGCGTCTACAACAAGGCAGAAAGTGGTCTGGGTATCGTGAACTTGGCAGCAGCTTGTCCCACAG GGGGCGTCCTCTTCACTGAGAGTGTGATCTCTTGGTACATCCCTCGCCGCATGACCCCTCTGATGGACGGCACATTCAGAATTGTAGAGATGCACATGGGCATCAATGGGCAGAGGCTGGATAGGTCTCAGATGGCTGCGAGAGGGTACACACTATCCACCACAGACTTTCACATTGTTGCCGAGATCCCAGTGGGCTCACCCGACGGTTACTACAAG AGTCATGCCCCAGAATACCAGTACCATGTCACCTACACTGTGGAGCCGATGCTCGAGGTACTCTGGAGGGCAGATGGGACCCAAAATGATATAAAATACAAGGTTTTGTTCCCCATTACAACACCTCTGATGCCCAGACCTCCCCATGCGGAAGATT ATACTGTTCCAGAGGACGGTTTGTTTAGCGTCAGGTTGGGGAGCTTCCTTCATGATGTGGAGCTGAAGAACATCACCTTCTTTACTGGTGTTCTCACTGTGGAGGAGAGCAATGCCAGAGGGCTCATTGTCCAGGAGCACATCTACACCAATGGCACCAAGGGCTTCTCTTTACAAGTGGCCTTCGATGCCGATGTCGTCCTGAAGACT AATCCTGAACCCTTGGTTACAACCTACTCTCTTCCTTTGACCTTTGGGCTGCTCATCCTGCCTGAGGGAACTTCCTTTGCTCATGAGGTGACACTGCAGGCGTCTCTGCAGGATGTTG TGCTGCCTGCACTTACTGGCACCTGTGATCAGAAGCACTTTTACGTCAGGGTGAAATATGGCAGTCAAGGCCGTAATTTTGAGACCACGGTTGGAACTCGACAGCTAACCCCTGAACTGGCTAAAGCCTACAAGCTGCAGGAAAACCGCACACACTTGCACCTCAGAGTGCCCTACACTGCCCAAGACTCAAACTTTGAG CTCGTTTCCTCAGTTTCCATCCAAGCCAGACTTGACATCGTGCTCTGGGAACCAAACAATCAGTGGGTGCTTGGTGACCTCTCCCTGGCCTGCAGCTTCCCCTTGATGACGACTA AATGCTATCCCAATGGAACAATAACAGCAGTGGCTGTGAAGCTGGAATCTGTGCCCAGTCTCGTCCCAAGTCAGCTAACTTTGAAGGACCGGTCTTGTAGACCAGTTTTCAGCGACGATCGCTTTGCCcacttttctttctctgcagATTCATGTGGAACAAGTAGAACA ttctttgACAACTACATGCTTGATCAAAATGAGATCAGCCTGTATCACAAGGTAACAGCAAAAACATCACCTGCTGAACCTGAGTACAG GCAAACCATCTACTGCTACTACATGgtcaacaaaacacaaactgttgcATTTAGCCACAAACCAAGGGGCTATGATCCTAGAGCAGAAATTGGGACAGGGCTGCTAATGGTGCAAATGAGGCTAGCCCGGG ATGCTGCTTATGAGCAGTTTTACCAAGCTCAAGATTATCCACTGGAGAAATACCTGAGAGACCCCCTGTTTTTTGAGGTGGTGCTGATGCAGTCAACAGACCCCCAGTTGGAGCTCATCGTGGAGAACTGCTGGGCTACTCGTCAAGAAGACAGGACATCTGTACCCCGCTGGGACATCATTGTGAACAG TTGTGAGAATCGCGATGACACCCATGTGACAGTCTTCCACCCAGTTATGGATAATGTTGCCATGCCATCCCACGTCAAACGCTTCTCTATGAGGATGTTCACCTTCACCAATGACAATGAAGTTCTGAGAGATCAG ATCTATGTGCACTGTGATGCAGTGATTTGTAATACAAATGGCCCACCAGATGGCATCTGCAGAGGCCAGTGTGTGCATCCCACAGGCACAAAGGGCACTAAATTTCAAGGGCTGAAAGGTGCTAAAAGGG AGCAAAGAAGTACAGAGTCAGCTCACCAatggcagctctcctctggaccCATCCTACTTTCAAATTGa
- the kcns3b gene encoding potassium voltage-gated channel subfamily S member 3b, giving the protein MGYGQILHRRGDEEDQVHLNVGGVRHELDPDMVLRFPHTRLARLLCCQSEAAILELCDDYSPAEKEYYFDRNPRVFLCVLNFYHTGQIHMMEELCVFSFCQEIEYWGIKELHLSPCCSNWYHERKEYIEDRDWDIGSEDQQEPSFDSSFEELSALDKDLAKFKGAWCAEIRSYVWLRLEDPGHSRASKIIAVASLSVVLTSIVAMCVHSMPEFQRVDDSDRPIEDPVLTRLEEVCIACFSAEFIIRLIVAPSRRKFLGNPLNIIDAASILPFYATLALETADEESAEENEDIENVGKVVQVLRLMRVLRILKLARHSIGLRALGATVRHSYQEVGLLLLFLSVGISIFSALIYFAEKEEKQTDLGTIPSGWWWATITMTTVGYGDTCPVTVAGKIVATVCIICGLLVVALPITIIFNKFSKYYQRNKAMEGQCITKPERQDPELPHYNIRELLTGSVYPFIGSIAFRNSGSSGGDDTDASSLQDIEVYDNDACENGAAK; this is encoded by the coding sequence ATGGGGTATGGGCAAATCCTCCACCGGCGTGGGGATGAGGAGGACCAGGTCCACCTCAATGTGGGAGGGGTACGGCATGAACTGGATCCTGATATGGTGCTCCGCTTTCCTCACACACGTTTGGCTCGTCTGCTGTGCTGCCAGAGCGAGGCGGCAATCCTGGAGCTGTGTGACGACTACAGCCCGGCTGAGAAGGAGTACTACTTTGACAGGAATCCTCGGGTTTTCCTCTGCGTGCTTAACTTTTACCACACAGGACAAATCcacatgatggaggagctgtgCGTTTTTTCTTTCTGCCAGGAGATTGAGTACTGGGGCATCAAGGAGCTCCACCTCAGCCCCTGCTGCAGTAACTGGTACCACGAGAGGAAGGAGTACATCGAGGACAGAGACTGGGACATCGGGAGCGAAGACCAGCAGGAGCCGAGCTTCGACTCCTCGTTTGAGGAGCTCTCTGCTCTCGATAAAGACCTCGCCAAGTTTAAAGGTGCCTGGTGTGCAGAAATTCGCAGCTACGTGTGGCTCAGACTGGAGGATCCGGGTCACTCGAGAGCCTCGAAGATCATTGCTGTGGCTTCCCTCAGCGTGGTGTTGACCTCCATCGTTGCCATGTGTGTTCACAGCATGCCAGAGTTTCAGCGTGTGGATGACAGTGACAGGCCCATCGAGGACCCCGTGCTCACTAGACTGGAAGAGGTTTGCATCGCCTGCTTCTCCGCAGAGTTTATAATCAGGTTAATCGTCGCGCCCTCCCGACGGAAGTTTCTCGGAAACCCCTTGAACATAATCGACGCCGCTTCGATTTTGCCATTTTATGCCACTTTAGCTCTGGAGACAGCCGACGAGGAGAGCGCCGAGGAGAATGAGGACATAGAAAACGTGGGGAAAGTGGTGCAGGTTCTGCGCCTCATGCGGGTTCTCAGAATCCTCAAACTGGCTCGCCACTCCATCGGACTGCGAGCGCTGGGGGCCACCGTCCGCCACAGCTACCAGGAGGTGGGCCTgctccttctcttcctctcagTGGGAATCTCCATCTTTTCTGCTCTCATCTACTTCGCGGAGAAGGAAGAGAAGCAAACAGATTTGGGGACAATACCTTCAGGTTGGTGGTGGGCCACAATCACCATGACCACAGTCGGCTACGGGGACACCTGCCCCGTGACGGTGGCGGGGAAGATTGTGGCCACCGTGTGTATCATCTGTGGCCTGCTAGTGGTGGCTCTTCCCATCACCATCATCTTTAACAAGTTTTCAAAGTACTATCAAAGAAACAAAGCCATGGAGGGACAGTGCATCACCAAGCCTGAAAGACAAGACCCAGAACTCCCTCATTACAACATCAGGGAACTGTTAACGGGAAGCGTGTACCCCTTTATAGGAAGCATCGCCTTTAGGAACAGTGGGAGCAGCGGAGGGGACGATACGGACGCCTCCAGTCTCCAGGACATCGAGGTGTACGATAATGACGCTTGTGAAAATGGAGCAGCCAAATGA
- the ttc32 gene encoding tetratricopeptide repeat protein 32: MEENNSQILENAHAEFKRENFKMAEELYTKFISSCLQSRECEASSLATAYNNRGQIKYLRVDFREAVDDYTSAIQADSQFEVPFYNRGLIRYRLGFFDDAKSDFQQALKLNPDFEDAKVSLQQTLLDQEHKINRGY; the protein is encoded by the exons ATGGAGGAGAATAATTCCCAAATACTCGAAAATGCCCACGCTGAGTTTAAAAGggagaattttaaaatggcagAGGAGCTGTACACAAAGTTTATCTCTTCCTGCTTACAGTCCAG GGAATGTGAAGCAAGCAGTTTAGCAACTGCTTATAACAATCGCGGGCAGATAAAGTACCTCCGGGTGGACTTTCGTGAAGCCGTGGATGACTACACCTCTGCGATACAAGCTGACAGCCAGTTTGAAGTCCCTTTCTACAACAGAGGACTAATTCGTTATAGATTAG gctttttTGACGATGCCAAGAGTGATTTCCAGCAGGCATTAAAGCTCAATCCGGATTTTGAAGATGCCAAAGTGAGCCTTCAACAGACACTTCTGGACCAGGAGCACAAGATAAACAGGGGATACTGA